A region of Helicobacter sp. 12S02232-10 DNA encodes the following proteins:
- a CDS encoding peptidyl-prolyl cis-trans isomerase, producing the protein MKKSIVSLILASTMCVGFAGAKTLATVDGIAITEKDFDMIKQRVPNFNFNDLDKNQQKALVEQAINNILIEKEAKKEKIQNSADFKSAVDAFEKQLLVELWAKKQAEVIGKTKIPDAELKKYYDEHKQDFVQQEAHARHILVKTEEQAKKIISELNKTPKAKVEAKFIELANKESIDPNTKNTQNGGDLGNFQKNRMDPEFAKATFDLKPGTYTKTPIKTQFGYHIIYLIKKNDPVTPTFDQAKRTIEDILKNKEFEERMKNKINELKKSAKINIAS; encoded by the coding sequence ACAGTTGATGGTATAGCGATTACAGAGAAAGATTTTGATATGATCAAACAAAGAGTGCCTAATTTCAATTTTAACGATCTTGATAAAAATCAACAAAAAGCTTTGGTGGAGCAAGCTATCAATAATATTTTGATTGAAAAAGAGGCTAAAAAGGAAAAAATTCAAAATTCAGCTGATTTTAAATCTGCAGTTGATGCATTTGAAAAACAACTTTTAGTAGAGCTTTGGGCAAAGAAACAAGCAGAAGTGATAGGAAAAACTAAAATTCCCGACGCGGAATTAAAAAAATATTACGATGAACATAAACAAGATTTTGTTCAACAAGAAGCCCATGCTCGTCATATTCTTGTAAAGACTGAAGAACAAGCCAAGAAAATTATCTCTGAATTAAATAAAACCCCTAAGGCAAAGGTAGAAGCTAAATTTATCGAATTAGCAAATAAAGAATCTATTGATCCAAATACTAAGAATACTCAAAATGGTGGAGATTTGGGAAATTTTCAAAAAAATCGTATGGATCCTGAATTCGCTAAGGCCACTTTTGATTTGAAACCAGGAACTTATACAAAAACACCTATTAAAACTCAATTCGGCTACCATATTATTTATCTAATTAAGAAAAACGATCCTGTTACTCCTACGTTTGATCAGGCAAAACGAACCATTGAGGATATTTTGAAAAATAAAGAATTCGAAGAAAGAATGAAAAATAAAATCAATGAATTAAAGAAGAGCGCAAAAATCAATATTGCTAGCTAA
- a CDS encoding GNAT family N-acetyltransferase — MIENAALTDIDTLCNIENQVFMPWEGRFSKRVFFYHLHYGDRIFILRKNGEIVGYLLVLTHSKSLRIYSLAVLPKFQGKGYGEILCRYGIDMARAKKKDFIYLEVRSRNQKAIALYEKLGFVSKKVLPSYYVEEDGLRMENRL, encoded by the coding sequence ATGATTGAAAACGCCGCATTAACTGATATAGACACGCTATGTAATATTGAAAACCAGGTATTTATGCCTTGGGAGGGAAGATTTTCAAAACGTGTTTTTTTCTATCATCTGCATTATGGAGATAGAATTTTTATATTGCGAAAAAATGGGGAAATAGTCGGCTATTTATTGGTCTTGACTCATTCAAAAAGTTTAAGAATCTACTCCTTGGCTGTTTTGCCTAAATTTCAAGGAAAGGGCTATGGAGAAATTTTATGTCGTTATGGAATTGATATGGCGCGAGCAAAAAAGAAAGATTTTATTTATTTAGAAGTGCGATCTAGAAATCAAAAAGCTATTGCTCTTTATGAAAAATTGGGATTTGTGTCGAAAAAAGTTTTACCTTCATA
- the efp gene encoding elongation factor P, translating to MAIGMSELKKGLKIEIENVPYRIVEYQHVKPGKGAAFVRAKIKSFLDGKVIEKTFHAGDKCEEPNLIEKTMQYLYHDGDTYQFMDTETYEQIALNDNQVGDVSKWMLDGMSVQILFHNNKAISVDVPQIVELKIVETAPNFKGDTSSASKKPATLETGAVVQIPFHILEGEVIRVNTETSEYVEKVK from the coding sequence ATGGCAATTGGGATGAGCGAATTAAAAAAAGGTTTGAAAATAGAGATAGAAAACGTTCCTTATAGAATTGTCGAATATCAACACGTCAAACCTGGAAAAGGAGCTGCATTTGTCCGTGCAAAAATAAAATCATTCTTAGATGGCAAAGTGATTGAAAAAACTTTTCATGCTGGCGATAAGTGTGAAGAACCCAATTTGATTGAAAAAACAATGCAGTATCTTTATCACGATGGAGACACTTATCAATTTATGGATACTGAAACTTATGAACAAATTGCTTTGAATGATAATCAAGTTGGAGATGTTTCAAAATGGATGCTTGATGGGATGAGTGTTCAGATTCTTTTTCATAATAATAAAGCCATTTCTGTCGATGTTCCTCAGATTGTCGAACTCAAAATTGTCGAGACCGCCCCAAATTTTAAGGGTGATACTTCTAGTGCAAGTAAAAAGCCTGCAACTTTGGAGACCGGAGCTGTTGTGCAGATTCCTTTCCATATTCTTGAAGGCGAAGTGATTAGAGTCAATACTGAAACTTCAGAGTATGTAGAAAAAGTTAAATAG
- a CDS encoding class II fructose-bisphosphate aldolase, whose product MLVVGSDILQKAHKEGYGVGAFNFVNFEMLNAIFEAADEASSPLIIQASEGAIKYMGIDMVVGMAKIMSNRYSHIPVALHLDHGTTFESCQKAIEAGFTSVMIDASHHPFEENLELTAKVVEAAHKEGVSVEAELGRLMGIEDNISVDEKDAVLVNPKEAEIFVRESKVDYLAPAIGTSHGAFKFKGEPKLDFKRLQEVKRLTNIPLVLHGASAIPDYVRESFLNSGGDLKGSKGVPFEFLQESIKGGINKVNTDTDLRIAFMAEVRRVANEDKTQFDLRKFFTPGMQAIKKVVLERMHLLGSANKIS is encoded by the coding sequence ATGTTGGTTGTCGGTAGCGATATTTTACAAAAGGCACACAAAGAAGGATATGGAGTAGGGGCTTTTAATTTTGTAAATTTTGAAATGTTAAACGCAATTTTTGAAGCTGCCGATGAAGCCTCCTCCCCCCTTATTATTCAAGCAAGTGAAGGTGCAATTAAATATATGGGCATTGATATGGTTGTGGGGATGGCTAAAATAATGTCAAATCGTTATTCTCATATTCCTGTAGCCCTACACTTGGATCACGGAACGACCTTTGAAAGTTGTCAGAAGGCGATTGAAGCTGGTTTTACCTCAGTAATGATTGATGCTTCTCATCACCCTTTTGAGGAAAATCTAGAGTTAACAGCCAAAGTTGTGGAAGCAGCCCATAAAGAAGGTGTAAGCGTTGAAGCCGAATTAGGTAGGCTGATGGGCATTGAAGATAATATTTCTGTAGATGAAAAAGATGCTGTTTTGGTAAATCCCAAAGAGGCAGAGATTTTTGTCAGAGAATCAAAAGTTGATTATCTTGCTCCAGCTATTGGTACGAGTCACGGGGCATTTAAGTTCAAAGGTGAGCCAAAATTAGATTTTAAACGTCTCCAAGAAGTCAAAAGATTGACAAATATTCCTTTGGTATTGCACGGGGCTAGCGCAATACCCGATTATGTGCGGGAATCTTTTTTGAATAGTGGTGGAGATCTTAAGGGAAGCAAAGGCGTACCTTTTGAATTTTTACAAGAGTCGATTAAGGGTGGGATTAATAAAGTCAATACTGATACAGATTTGAGAATTGCCTTTATGGCAGAAGTCAGACGTGTTGCTAACGAAGATAAAACTCAATTTGACTTGAGAAAATTTTTTACTCCAGGTATGCAAGCTATCAAAAAAGTTGTTCTTGAAAGAATGCATTTACTGGGCAGTGCTAATAAAATAAGTTAG
- a CDS encoding phosphatidylglycerol lysyltransferase domain-containing protein — protein MATINILDYKLKPFVIETKGIMEDYLCKTQVDVSDYSFAANYIWLSRTSGFYEIIEDTFCLFVMTGGELSMLLPPLGNPKHCYNAIPKCFDIMNENNSSNYYSKIEYVCDEFLEDFITSSNEGEVIFSSLENYVIEKKLVDYIYKTNDLIELKGNSYHAKRNEINKFKKAYPDFKIEALDPEAHLIPINQLFNKWVSDRIKYMPKEEVDIFMDGIYQERFAIKRVLQDYDALGLVGLVIYIGEELKGFTVGEQVREDTASVLIEKTDFEVLGCAQFIFREFCKVLKDKYNAEYINVGDDMGFENLKKVKMSYRPDKLVPKYTIYQK, from the coding sequence ATGGCAACAATAAATATTTTAGATTATAAATTAAAACCTTTTGTTATTGAAACAAAAGGAATTATGGAAGACTATTTGTGTAAGACTCAAGTTGATGTGAGTGATTATTCTTTTGCTGCCAATTATATTTGGCTTTCAAGAACAAGCGGTTTTTATGAAATCATTGAGGATACATTTTGTTTGTTTGTGATGACGGGAGGCGAACTTTCGATGCTTTTACCTCCGCTTGGCAACCCTAAGCATTGTTACAATGCAATTCCAAAATGTTTTGATATTATGAATGAAAATAATTCATCAAATTATTATTCTAAAATCGAATATGTTTGTGATGAATTTTTGGAGGATTTTATCACTTCTAGTAACGAAGGAGAAGTTATATTCTCATCTTTGGAAAATTATGTAATCGAAAAAAAGCTTGTTGATTATATATATAAAACAAATGATTTGATTGAGCTTAAGGGTAATTCTTATCACGCTAAGCGAAATGAAATCAATAAGTTTAAAAAGGCATATCCGGATTTTAAAATAGAAGCTCTTGACCCAGAAGCTCATTTGATTCCAATCAATCAGCTTTTTAATAAGTGGGTAAGCGATAGAATAAAATATATGCCCAAGGAAGAAGTGGATATTTTTATGGACGGCATTTATCAAGAGAGGTTTGCCATAAAAAGAGTATTGCAAGATTATGATGCTTTGGGATTGGTAGGTTTGGTTATTTATATCGGCGAGGAATTGAAAGGTTTCACAGTGGGTGAACAAGTTAGGGAAGATACGGCAAGTGTATTGATTGAAAAGACGGATTTTGAAGTACTTGGTTGCGCACAATTCATTTTTAGAGAATTTTGTAAGGTATTGAAAGATAAATATAATGCAGAATATATTAATGTCGGAGATGATATGGGATTTGAAAATCTCAAAAAGGTAAAAATGTCTTATCGTCCTGATAAGTTGGTTCCAAAATATACAATTTATCAAAAATAA